One window of Methanobacterium alkalithermotolerans genomic DNA carries:
- a CDS encoding TIGR00288 family NYN domain-containing protein, translated as MRNLEKLTSFKEYLPLKTKKSGGKNVGLLVDGPNMLRKEFNLDLETVKDLISESGNIKVGKVLLNQYASDKLIEAIVNQGFSPLIVAGDIDVQLAVEAFELIYNPHIDIIALMTRNADFLPLLNIAKEKGKETILVGAEPGLSIALKNSADSAIVFDSKIPNKNIH; from the coding sequence ATGCGTAACTTGGAAAAATTAACCTCCTTTAAAGAGTATTTGCCTTTAAAAACCAAGAAATCCGGGGGCAAAAATGTGGGTTTACTTGTTGATGGGCCTAATATGCTAAGAAAGGAATTTAACCTTGATCTAGAGACTGTAAAAGATTTAATTAGTGAAAGTGGAAATATTAAAGTTGGTAAAGTACTTTTAAACCAGTATGCTTCTGATAAACTAATTGAAGCCATTGTTAATCAGGGATTTTCACCTTTAATTGTAGCGGGAGATATTGATGTTCAACTGGCAGTTGAAGCTTTTGAACTTATTTACAATCCTCATATTGATATTATTGCTTTAATGACCCGTAATGCTGATTTTTTACCATTATTAAACATTGCCAAAGAAAAAGGTAAAGAAACCATACTGGTGGGAGCTGAACCAGGATTAAGTATTGCTTTAAAAAATTCAGCTGATAGTGCAATTGTATTTGACTCAAAAATTCCTAATAAAAATATTCATTAG
- the top6B gene encoding DNA topoisomerase VI subunit B — MARQAGELFEEFQELTASEFFRKNKQMLGFSGKIRSLTIVFHELITNSFDAAEEAGILPVIKIDLKRVDKDHYILKHIDNGPGIPEDFVTRVFCTMFAGSKFRNIQSRGQQGLGCSGCVLLSQMTTGKPAKIISGYKENGKLKGVQMTLKMDVKTNKGLILDKKEVEVTETGVCVELQFKDVSYSLSEQGAFEYIRRTMIANPHAQITFRDPTGHKYIFNRAAEIIPPLPKEVLPHPRGVTADDLIFMAKHTDKRRFRSLLTSSLSRMSTKRVNEIEEMTGIDLNKRPKDMKWDEAEKIVELFAKMDFMAPPTSGLIPIGAEQIEKGLIEILKPEFVTATTRKPVTYKGGVAFIIEAAIAYGGQAGRVVGEQRKAEIMRFANRVPLTFDQGSCAITESLKSIDWKRYGIKDLENAPVTVFVNIVSTNVPYLSTGKQSVAPEPEILHEVRQSSMKVARKLQKYLRAKKAAKEEEMRSKIFETYVPIILREAANLAGTSVPEYEEVLAKVTRRAKAELLGDTLDE, encoded by the coding sequence TTGGCTAGACAAGCTGGAGAACTCTTTGAAGAGTTTCAAGAATTAACTGCATCAGAATTTTTCCGAAAGAATAAGCAGATGCTGGGATTTTCAGGTAAAATAAGATCTCTTACAATTGTTTTTCATGAATTAATAACCAATAGTTTTGATGCTGCTGAAGAAGCAGGTATACTCCCTGTAATAAAAATTGATCTTAAAAGAGTAGACAAAGATCATTATATTTTAAAACATATCGATAATGGTCCTGGAATACCGGAAGATTTTGTAACCCGGGTATTTTGTACCATGTTTGCTGGATCAAAATTCAGGAATATCCAATCAAGAGGTCAGCAGGGTTTAGGTTGTAGTGGATGTGTTTTACTTTCACAGATGACCACCGGTAAGCCCGCGAAAATTATCTCCGGATATAAAGAAAATGGTAAGCTTAAAGGCGTTCAGATGACCCTTAAAATGGATGTCAAAACTAATAAGGGACTCATACTGGATAAAAAAGAAGTTGAAGTTACTGAAACCGGAGTTTGTGTTGAATTACAGTTCAAGGATGTTTCTTACTCCTTATCTGAACAGGGAGCCTTTGAATACATCCGAAGAACCATGATTGCCAACCCTCATGCCCAAATAACCTTCCGGGACCCCACCGGACATAAATATATATTTAATAGAGCAGCGGAAATCATTCCTCCCCTTCCCAAAGAAGTTTTACCTCATCCCAGAGGAGTAACAGCAGATGATCTAATTTTCATGGCAAAACATACTGATAAGCGTCGTTTCAGAAGTTTACTCACCAGTTCTCTATCCAGAATGTCCACCAAAAGGGTAAATGAAATTGAAGAAATGACCGGTATTGACCTCAATAAACGCCCCAAAGATATGAAATGGGATGAAGCCGAGAAGATAGTGGAATTATTCGCTAAAATGGATTTCATGGCACCTCCTACTTCTGGTTTAATACCTATTGGGGCAGAACAAATAGAAAAAGGTTTAATTGAAATTCTTAAACCAGAATTTGTAACTGCCACCACCAGAAAACCAGTTACCTACAAAGGAGGAGTAGCTTTTATTATTGAAGCCGCCATTGCCTATGGAGGGCAGGCAGGCAGAGTGGTAGGAGAACAACGAAAAGCAGAAATAATGCGTTTTGCCAACCGGGTGCCACTCACCTTTGATCAGGGAAGTTGTGCCATAACTGAGTCTTTAAAAAGTATTGACTGGAAGAGATATGGTATAAAAGATCTGGAAAATGCACCGGTAACGGTATTTGTAAATATCGTGTCTACCAATGTGCCCTATTTATCCACCGGAAAACAAAGTGTAGCCCCTGAACCTGAAATTTTACATGAGGTACGTCAATCTTCCATGAAAGTAGCCAGAAAACTTCAAAAATATTTAAGGGCAAAAAAAGCTGCTAAGGAAGAAGAAATGCGTTCCAAAATTTTCGAAACCTATGTGCCCATTATTCTTAGAGAAGCTGCCAATCTGGCAGGCACCTCAGTTCCAGAATATGAAGAAGTCCTGGCCAAGGTAACCCGCAGGGCTAAGGCAGAACTACTGGGGGATACTTTAGATGAATAA
- a CDS encoding serine protein kinase RIO gives MDPKVSRADRDLRKMLSEKRIKSVEDRSVGSEIFDQQTLKTLYKMANSGYLNILNGAISTGKEANVLKGIHEDGHFLAVKIYRINTSDFKKMQYYIQGDPRFKVRTTHKRQLVYAWVNKEYRNLKRSLEAGIVVPKPIISQNNVLIMEFIGDDDGNPAPILRNKAPENPEKAFESVVTSMKKLYHEAKLVHGDLSGFNILNNNEEMVIIDMSQSVVVDHPISRELLERDIDNIILDFKKFGVSASHEEVKQKILG, from the coding sequence ATGGACCCGAAAGTATCCCGAGCAGATCGAGACCTTAGAAAAATGCTATCCGAAAAACGCATTAAAAGTGTTGAAGATCGAAGTGTGGGAAGTGAAATTTTTGACCAGCAGACTCTTAAAACCCTGTATAAAATGGCCAACAGTGGATATTTGAACATCTTAAATGGAGCCATAAGTACTGGAAAAGAAGCCAATGTTTTAAAGGGTATTCATGAAGATGGTCATTTCCTGGCAGTTAAAATTTATCGTATCAATACTTCTGATTTTAAAAAGATGCAGTACTATATCCAGGGAGATCCCCGTTTTAAAGTTAGAACTACCCACAAACGGCAATTAGTTTATGCCTGGGTAAATAAGGAATACAGGAATCTGAAACGTTCCCTGGAAGCAGGTATTGTGGTTCCAAAACCCATTATATCCCAAAATAATGTTCTGATCATGGAATTTATTGGGGATGACGATGGAAATCCTGCCCCTATTTTAAGGAATAAGGCTCCTGAAAATCCGGAAAAAGCATTTGAAAGCGTGGTAACGTCCATGAAAAAATTATACCATGAGGCTAAACTGGTCCATGGGGATTTATCAGGTTTTAATATATTAAATAACAATGAAGAAATGGTAATTATTGATATGTCCCAGTCGGTTGTGGTTGATCATCCCATATCCCGGGAACTTTTAGAAAGGGATATAGATAATATTATCCTTGATTTTAAAAAATTCGGTGTTTCTGCGTCCCATGAAGAGGTGAAGCAGAAAATTTTAGGTTAA
- the eif1A gene encoding translation initiation factor eIF-1A: MSRGYVPQEPRRVRTPRRGEIPAVVEQILGHGKLRVRCTDGKIRLGRIPGKMKKRIWIREGDVVLVKPWEFQSDEKADIVWRYTRNEANWLEKRGYLTL, encoded by the coding sequence TTGAGTAGAGGATATGTACCCCAAGAACCAAGAAGAGTTAGAACCCCGCGTAGAGGAGAAATTCCTGCTGTGGTAGAACAAATATTAGGGCATGGTAAGTTAAGAGTTCGTTGTACCGATGGAAAAATAAGACTAGGCCGTATACCAGGAAAAATGAAAAAACGAATTTGGATCCGTGAAGGAGATGTGGTTCTGGTAAAGCCATGGGAATTCCAAAGCGATGAAAAAGCAGATATTGTTTGGAGATATACTAGAAATGAAGCGAACTGGTTAGAAAAAAGAGGTTACTTAACTCTTTAA
- a CDS encoding DNA topoisomerase IV subunit A, whose amino-acid sequence MNKKEIAANKLTSLGTSIIEDVTKNKIPNIQVPSRGTSNIVFDEQKRHYVLGDRYGKRSLGNVKQIKKIGQMVYMANFCKDLVQREKTATLRELYYVSEGWDVEFGDQQESNIIGEDLEVTLGMTREDLGLMPEEDGASVYGKITLQEDDIEINALRSGKSGYTISPTIDEVEFLDHDVKRVIAVETMGMFHRMVQEEAYKKFDTLIVGLKGQAARATRRFLKRVNEELKLPVYICNDGDPWGFHIAMVIISGSAKLAHVNHQLATPNAKFLGVTASDIINYDLPTDPLKDIDVLRLKELLKDPRYRDETWKTEIKKMLKIGKKAEQQSFSKYGLEYVVDTYFPEKLESMEN is encoded by the coding sequence ATGAATAAAAAAGAAATCGCAGCTAACAAGCTTACAAGTTTAGGAACCAGTATCATTGAAGATGTAACTAAAAACAAAATCCCTAACATCCAGGTACCATCCAGAGGTACATCCAATATTGTTTTTGATGAACAAAAACGTCATTATGTATTAGGAGATCGGTATGGTAAACGTTCCCTGGGTAATGTGAAACAAATTAAAAAAATTGGCCAGATGGTTTACATGGCCAATTTCTGTAAAGATCTGGTGCAGCGTGAAAAAACCGCCACTTTAAGGGAGTTGTACTATGTTTCTGAAGGTTGGGACGTGGAATTTGGAGATCAGCAAGAATCTAACATTATTGGAGAGGATCTGGAGGTTACTCTGGGTATGACCCGGGAAGATCTTGGTCTGATGCCTGAGGAAGATGGAGCATCCGTATATGGAAAGATAACCCTTCAAGAAGACGACATTGAAATCAATGCCCTTCGCTCGGGTAAATCAGGTTACACCATATCCCCTACCATTGATGAGGTGGAATTTTTAGATCACGATGTAAAACGAGTTATTGCCGTGGAAACCATGGGTATGTTCCACCGGATGGTTCAGGAAGAGGCTTACAAAAAATTTGACACCCTGATTGTAGGATTAAAAGGACAGGCCGCCCGTGCTACCCGAAGATTCTTGAAAAGAGTGAATGAAGAGCTTAAATTACCAGTTTACATCTGTAACGACGGAGATCCATGGGGATTCCACATTGCCATGGTTATAATATCCGGTAGTGCTAAACTAGCCCATGTAAATCATCAACTGGCCACCCCCAATGCCAAGTTCCTGGGAGTTACTGCCAGTGATATCATCAATTACGACCTTCCCACTGATCCTTTAAAGGATATTGATGTGTTGCGTTTAAAGGAACTCTTAAAAGATCCTAGATACCGGGATGAAACCTGGAAAACTGAAATTAAAAAAATGCTTAAAATTGGTAAAAAAGCAGAACAGCAGTCTTTTTCTAAATATGGATTGGAATATGTTGTTGATACCTATTTCCCTGAAAAATTAGAGTCTATGGAAAATTAA
- a CDS encoding molybdenum cofactor synthesis domain-containing protein, translating into MGTEFLKIIDVSKAHNVVKNLFERIYSPISVEKISLNEALFRVLSHDIHAHMDLPPFNRAIMDGYAVKSQDTFGATEENPAMLKLVEVVRAGSTPQKEIKSGFCSEITTGAPIPPGADGVVMVEFSQKNEENIELFTGSYPGQHIAARGSDIKKGELVLKAGTILSPDKIGVLAALGYSTVEVRSKLKVAVISTGNELVLPEEDLEYGKIYDVNSSTIYSALESYGVHPLLKGIIPDEYAAVKNAIKHSLEDADLIITSGGTSAGAGDVLREVMDDMGEVMVHGISIKPGKPTIIGEVNNKMVIGLPGNPTAALIVLDVLIAPYLKNFSGCAAHYKPSDKIKLPMASRFHSAQGRMEYLLVKIVGGQVNPILKNSGAITGLSEADGYIKIPKTTEMILEGDLVEVYFFDDIIH; encoded by the coding sequence ATGGGAACTGAGTTTTTAAAAATAATAGATGTTTCAAAGGCACATAATGTGGTAAAAAATTTATTTGAGAGAATTTATAGTCCCATATCTGTTGAAAAAATATCTTTAAATGAAGCTTTATTTAGAGTTTTAAGCCATGATATCCATGCTCATATGGATTTACCTCCATTTAATCGGGCCATTATGGATGGTTATGCGGTTAAATCTCAGGATACATTCGGCGCCACTGAAGAAAATCCTGCCATGTTAAAACTTGTAGAAGTAGTTAGGGCAGGCAGTACTCCTCAAAAAGAAATAAAATCTGGATTTTGTAGTGAAATAACTACCGGGGCCCCTATACCTCCTGGAGCAGATGGGGTGGTAATGGTGGAATTTTCCCAAAAAAATGAAGAAAACATAGAACTATTTACTGGTTCATACCCCGGTCAACACATTGCAGCAAGGGGATCGGATATTAAAAAGGGGGAACTGGTACTTAAAGCGGGAACAATTTTAAGCCCGGACAAAATTGGTGTTTTAGCGGCACTGGGATATTCTACAGTGGAAGTACGTTCTAAACTTAAGGTGGCAGTAATTTCAACTGGAAATGAACTTGTTCTCCCTGAAGAAGATCTGGAATATGGTAAAATTTATGACGTAAACTCTTCCACCATTTACAGTGCTCTGGAATCATATGGTGTCCATCCCCTATTAAAGGGAATAATCCCTGATGAATACGCGGCTGTTAAAAATGCAATTAAACATTCTCTTGAAGATGCAGATTTAATAATCACTTCAGGAGGAACTTCTGCCGGGGCAGGAGATGTACTCCGAGAGGTTATGGATGATATGGGGGAGGTAATGGTTCATGGAATTTCAATAAAACCAGGTAAACCAACTATAATTGGAGAGGTCAATAATAAAATGGTGATCGGTCTTCCTGGAAATCCTACTGCTGCTTTAATTGTCCTTGATGTTTTAATTGCCCCTTATTTAAAGAATTTTTCAGGCTGCGCGGCCCATTACAAACCTTCAGACAAAATAAAACTTCCCATGGCGTCCAGATTTCACTCTGCCCAGGGTAGAATGGAATACTTGCTGGTTAAAATAGTAGGAGGTCAAGTTAATCCTATTTTAAAGAATTCTGGAGCTATCACTGGTTTATCTGAAGCTGATGGGTATATTAAAATTCCTAAAACAACTGAAATGATTCTTGAAGGTGATTTAGTAGAGGTTTACTTCTTTGATGATATAATCCATTAA
- a CDS encoding KH domain-containing protein, protein MPTTEYLKIPRERVGVLIGKKGEVKQHIEKLSQTQLDIDSEAGNVSITPQEEMEDPLSAWKTRSIVKAIGRGFNPEISLRLLNDDMALVVIKLNDYVGKSKKAMARQKGRIIGRDGRTRQIIKEMTDVDMSVYGKTVSLIGDLERLMIAKEAVEMILNGSRHKSVYAFLEKKKQDMKMKAFKETIQLK, encoded by the coding sequence ATGCCCACCACAGAATATCTTAAAATTCCCCGGGAACGAGTAGGAGTATTGATAGGGAAAAAAGGAGAAGTAAAACAACATATAGAAAAATTAAGTCAAACTCAGCTGGATATAGATAGTGAGGCAGGTAATGTCTCCATAACCCCTCAGGAAGAAATGGAAGATCCTTTATCAGCCTGGAAAACACGGAGCATAGTCAAGGCCATAGGTAGAGGTTTTAATCCAGAAATTTCTCTGCGACTTCTTAATGATGACATGGCCCTGGTTGTAATCAAACTAAATGATTATGTAGGTAAGTCTAAAAAAGCTATGGCACGGCAAAAAGGACGAATAATTGGTAGAGATGGTCGAACTCGTCAAATCATTAAGGAAATGACTGATGTGGATATGTCCGTGTATGGAAAAACTGTATCTTTAATTGGAGATTTAGAAAGATTGATGATAGCTAAAGAAGCTGTGGAAATGATTTTAAATGGTTCTCGCCACAAGTCAGTATATGCTTTTCTGGAAAAGAAAAAACAGGACATGAAAATGAAGGCATTTAAAGAGACTATTCAATTAAAATAA